A region of Paraburkholderia sp. BL23I1N1 DNA encodes the following proteins:
- the purF gene encoding amidophosphoribosyltransferase: MCGIVGVVSHSPVNQLIYDSLLLLQHRGQDAAGIATANGSNFHMHKANGMVRDVFRTRNMRSLPGTTGIGQVRYPTAGSASSEEEAQPFYVNAPFGIILAHNGNLTNWQQLKDEMFRIDRRHINTNSDTEVMLNVLAHELQLSSSSLQLDPAALFKAVSGVHRRVRGSYAIVSLIAGYGLLGFRDPFGIRPLCLGKQETSEGVEWILASESVAIEGIGFEFVRDIAPGEAIFIDLEGNLHSQQCATNPSLNPCIFELVYLARPDSVLDGVPVYNVRLRMGDYLAEKIKRELPDVPIDVVMPIPDSSRPAAMQVAKKLGVEYREGFFKNRYVGRTFIMPGQAMRKKSVRQKLNAMGIEFKGKNVLIVDDSIVRGTTSHEIVQMARDAGANKVIFASAAPPVKYPNVYGIDMPTRGELVAHGRTDDEVARMIGADHLVYQDVDALKQAVRDINPALKEFEASCFDGNYVTGDVTTEYLDRIETARLAPSSQSDRDAASEAAEGGPARSQLHLQLSVG; the protein is encoded by the coding sequence ATGTGCGGCATCGTAGGCGTAGTTTCCCACTCTCCGGTCAATCAGCTGATCTATGACAGCCTGCTGCTTCTGCAGCACCGCGGTCAGGACGCCGCCGGTATCGCGACAGCGAACGGCAGCAACTTCCACATGCACAAGGCCAACGGCATGGTGCGCGACGTGTTCCGCACGCGCAACATGCGCAGTCTGCCCGGCACCACCGGGATCGGCCAGGTCCGTTACCCGACCGCCGGTTCGGCCTCGAGCGAAGAAGAAGCCCAGCCGTTCTACGTGAACGCGCCGTTCGGCATCATCCTCGCGCACAACGGCAATCTGACCAACTGGCAGCAACTGAAAGATGAGATGTTCCGCATCGATCGCCGCCATATCAACACCAACTCCGACACTGAAGTAATGCTCAACGTGCTCGCGCACGAATTGCAGCTCTCCAGTTCGAGTCTGCAACTCGATCCGGCCGCGCTGTTCAAGGCGGTGTCGGGCGTGCATCGCCGGGTGCGAGGTTCGTACGCGATCGTGTCGCTGATCGCCGGCTACGGTTTGCTCGGTTTCCGCGACCCGTTCGGCATTCGCCCGCTGTGCCTCGGCAAGCAGGAAACATCGGAAGGCGTTGAGTGGATCCTGGCGTCGGAATCGGTCGCGATTGAAGGTATCGGTTTCGAATTTGTGCGCGACATTGCGCCGGGCGAAGCGATTTTCATCGACCTCGAAGGCAATCTGCACTCGCAGCAATGTGCGACGAATCCGAGCCTGAACCCGTGCATTTTCGAACTCGTGTACCTCGCGCGTCCGGACTCGGTGCTCGACGGCGTGCCGGTCTACAACGTGCGTTTGCGCATGGGCGATTACCTCGCCGAGAAGATCAAGCGCGAATTGCCCGACGTCCCAATCGACGTCGTGATGCCGATTCCCGATTCGTCCCGTCCGGCCGCGATGCAGGTCGCGAAGAAACTGGGTGTGGAGTATCGCGAAGGCTTCTTCAAGAACCGTTACGTGGGCCGCACCTTCATCATGCCGGGCCAGGCGATGCGCAAGAAGTCGGTGCGCCAGAAGCTGAACGCAATGGGCATCGAGTTCAAGGGCAAGAACGTGCTGATCGTCGACGATTCGATCGTGCGCGGCACCACTTCGCACGAAATCGTGCAGATGGCGCGCGACGCCGGCGCGAACAAGGTGATCTTCGCTTCGGCGGCGCCGCCGGTGAAGTACCCGAACGTCTACGGTATCGACATGCCGACCCGCGGTGAACTCGTCGCCCATGGCCGCACGGATGATGAAGTCGCGCGCATGATCGGCGCCGACCATCTCGTTTATCAGGACGTCGACGCGCTCAAGCAGGCGGTGCGCGACATCAACCCGGCGCTGAAGGAATTCGAAGCCTCGTGCTTCGACGGCAACTATGTGACCGGCGACGTGACCACCGAGTATCTCGACCGCATTGAAACCGCGCGCCTCGCACCGTCCTCGCAATCGGACCGCGACGCCGCGAGCGAAGCGGCCGAAGGCGGCCCGGCACGTTCGCAACTGCATCTGCAATTGTCGGTCGGTTGA
- a CDS encoding CvpA family protein, producing MFTAFDYAVMAVIGLSALRGTWRGFLSEIFGLIGWIAAFFIACRFVGYVVPLIPAMWPGGALTQWLLAFALVVIGVVLVASVLNALLSRVVQATGLSGVDRSLGLMFGLVRGVILVLILVALAGLTELPQQEFWRNALLRPYAVEGVHVMKPLLPETLAAYVRV from the coding sequence ATGTTCACTGCCTTCGACTACGCTGTAATGGCGGTGATCGGTTTGTCGGCCTTGCGTGGCACATGGCGCGGGTTTTTGTCCGAGATATTTGGGCTGATCGGCTGGATCGCGGCGTTTTTCATTGCGTGCCGCTTCGTCGGTTATGTTGTGCCGTTGATTCCCGCCATGTGGCCGGGTGGCGCGCTGACCCAGTGGCTCCTGGCGTTCGCGCTGGTGGTGATCGGCGTGGTGCTGGTGGCAAGCGTGCTGAACGCGTTGCTGAGCCGCGTTGTGCAGGCAACCGGCTTGAGCGGCGTGGACCGCTCGCTCGGTTTGATGTTTGGCCTCGTGCGCGGGGTCATTCTGGTGCTGATTCTGGTCGCCCTCGCAGGCTTGACTGAACTGCCCCAACAGGAATTCTGGCGCAACGCCTTGCTTCGGCCCTATGCGGTCGAGGGCGTGCACGTAATGAAACCGCTGCTTCCCGAGACGCTCGCTGCCTACGTCCGCGTGTGA
- a CDS encoding SPOR domain-containing protein: MGIFSFGKKDDAPSRRGANTSSTRAARGERVERRTRRTERTVDADAMLLDPTLPEKQRARRRLVGAVALVVAAVVILPMVLDSHPKPVTDDISIDIPSRPAPKLAKTDEDTQAGVAPDNPAPDAALAASGLAPTTAATQGQSGAAQQQSAATDTAPAAKPAVKPQAPAIAANTAPAAPVTAAKPAKPTNTAKPTNAPATQSVANAPAPSEDSANTAAASADGNSGTPASPPGSRFAVQLGAFANDANARNWAAKLKAAGVPAYTEHRKQADGSTLTLLRAGPFADRAAASAAIAKVREAGLTSGANGGAAQ, translated from the coding sequence ATGGGAATTTTCTCGTTCGGCAAGAAAGACGACGCGCCCAGCCGGCGCGGCGCAAACACCAGTTCCACCCGGGCCGCCCGTGGCGAGCGCGTGGAGCGGCGAACCCGCCGCACGGAGCGCACCGTGGATGCCGATGCGATGCTGCTCGACCCTACGTTGCCTGAAAAGCAGCGTGCGCGGCGCAGGCTCGTCGGCGCGGTCGCGCTGGTCGTCGCGGCGGTGGTGATCCTGCCCATGGTGCTGGATTCACACCCGAAGCCGGTCACAGACGACATCTCGATCGACATTCCGAGCCGTCCCGCACCGAAGCTCGCCAAGACCGACGAAGACACGCAGGCCGGCGTAGCACCGGATAACCCAGCGCCCGACGCGGCACTTGCCGCTTCCGGCCTTGCGCCGACAACGGCAGCCACGCAAGGCCAGTCCGGCGCCGCTCAGCAGCAGAGCGCGGCTACGGACACAGCACCCGCAGCCAAGCCGGCTGTGAAACCGCAAGCGCCCGCCATTGCCGCCAATACGGCACCTGCAGCGCCTGTAACGGCCGCCAAACCGGCCAAGCCAACAAACACGGCCAAACCGACCAACGCACCCGCCACGCAAAGCGTGGCGAACGCTCCAGCACCGAGCGAAGACAGCGCGAATACTGCCGCCGCAAGCGCGGATGGCAATTCCGGCACGCCAGCATCGCCCCCGGGCAGCCGTTTCGCCGTCCAGCTGGGCGCATTTGCGAACGACGCCAACGCACGTAATTGGGCCGCCAAGTTGAAAGCGGCGGGAGTGCCCGCATATACCGAACATCGGAAGCAGGCCGACGGCTCGACACTCACCCTATTGCGCGCCGGCCCGTTCGCCGACCGTGCAGCGGCCAGCGCCGCGATTGCGAAGGTTCGTGAGGCCGGCTTGACGTCGGGCGCGAACGGCGGCGCTGCACAGTAA
- the folC gene encoding bifunctional tetrahydrofolate synthase/dihydrofolate synthase, translated as MTTFPTLDAWLTHLESAHPVGIDMGLGRISQVRDAMQLSFACPIITVGGTNGKGSTCAILESILLRAGFTVGCHTSPHLLSFNERARVNGEMASDTDLLPHFEAVEAARLSLAEPVTLTYFEFTTLAIMSLFASRGLDAVIFEVGLGGRLDAVNILDADCAIITSIDIDHTEYLGDTREKIGFEKAGIFRPGKPAICADPVPPQSLIDYAEKIGAELWLFGRDFRYEGQAGSERQQWSYVGPTMRRSALAYPALRGANQLINTSAALAGLEALRDRLPVSAQDIRLGLANVELPGRFQVLPGKPAIVLDVGHNPHAAAVLTQNLGNMGFFPYTYAVFGAMRDKDIAGVLTHLKGEIDHWCVTDLPTPRAASAEELEAALREQGVSDGNDSSVTRYATPAEAFQDALKRASENDRIVVFGSFYTVAGVIAYRKSQQH; from the coding sequence ATGACCACATTCCCCACCCTCGACGCGTGGCTCACGCATCTTGAATCCGCGCATCCGGTCGGCATCGACATGGGATTGGGCCGTATCAGCCAGGTACGTGACGCGATGCAATTGTCGTTCGCGTGCCCGATCATCACGGTCGGCGGCACGAACGGCAAGGGTTCGACCTGCGCGATTCTCGAATCGATTTTGCTGCGCGCGGGTTTCACGGTCGGCTGCCACACGTCGCCGCATCTGCTGTCGTTCAATGAGCGGGCGCGCGTGAACGGTGAAATGGCGAGCGACACCGATCTGCTGCCGCATTTCGAAGCCGTCGAAGCCGCTCGCCTGAGCCTCGCCGAACCGGTCACGCTGACCTACTTCGAATTCACGACGCTGGCGATCATGAGCCTGTTCGCCTCGCGCGGACTGGACGCGGTGATCTTCGAGGTCGGCCTGGGCGGTCGTCTCGACGCGGTCAACATCCTCGACGCGGACTGCGCGATCATCACCAGCATCGATATCGACCACACGGAATATCTCGGCGATACCCGGGAGAAAATCGGCTTCGAAAAAGCCGGCATTTTCCGTCCGGGCAAGCCGGCGATCTGCGCCGATCCGGTGCCGCCGCAAAGCCTGATCGATTACGCCGAAAAGATCGGCGCCGAACTGTGGCTATTCGGGCGCGATTTCCGCTATGAGGGGCAGGCAGGCAGCGAGCGCCAGCAGTGGAGCTACGTGGGCCCGACCATGCGCCGTTCCGCGCTCGCCTATCCGGCGTTGCGCGGCGCGAATCAGTTGATCAACACGTCGGCGGCACTGGCCGGTCTTGAAGCGCTGCGCGACCGTTTGCCTGTGTCGGCGCAAGACATACGGCTTGGTCTCGCCAACGTCGAATTGCCGGGGCGCTTTCAGGTGTTGCCCGGCAAGCCGGCCATCGTGCTCGACGTCGGCCATAACCCGCATGCCGCAGCGGTGTTGACGCAAAACCTCGGCAACATGGGCTTTTTCCCGTACACCTACGCCGTGTTCGGCGCGATGCGCGACAAGGACATTGCCGGCGTGCTGACGCACCTGAAAGGCGAAATCGACCACTGGTGCGTGACCGATTTGCCGACCCCGCGTGCGGCTTCGGCGGAAGAACTCGAAGCGGCTTTACGCGAGCAGGGCGTAAGTGACGGCAACGACAGCAGCGTGACGCGTTACGCAACACCGGCAGAAGCATTCCAAGACGCGCTAAAACGGGCGTCAGAGAATGATAGAATTGTGGTTTTCGGCAGTTTCTATACGGTAGCAGGCGTTATCGCCTACCGTAAATCGCAGCAACACTGA
- the accD gene encoding acetyl-CoA carboxylase, carboxyltransferase subunit beta, with protein MSWLDKLLPPKIKQTDPKSRKGIPEGLWIKCPSCEAVLYRNDVEANLHVCPKCDHHMRIGARERLDGLLDPEGRYEIGQEIVPVDALKFKDSRKYPDRLKEAMDETDETDAMVVMGGAIHTLPVVVACFEFSFMGGSMGSVVGERFARGAQNALEQKVPFICFTASGGARMQESLLSLMQMAKTTAMLTKLAEAKLPFISVLTDPTMGGVSASFAFLGDVVIAEPKALIGFAGPRVIEQTVREKLPEGFQRAEFLLTKGAVDMIVDRRKLREEIAQLMALLSHQPADAVA; from the coding sequence ATGAGCTGGCTCGATAAGCTGCTGCCGCCGAAAATCAAACAAACCGACCCGAAGAGCCGCAAGGGGATTCCGGAAGGCCTGTGGATCAAGTGCCCGTCGTGCGAAGCCGTGCTGTACCGCAATGACGTCGAGGCCAATCTGCACGTTTGTCCGAAGTGCGACCATCACATGCGCATCGGCGCGCGTGAGCGGCTCGACGGCCTGCTCGATCCGGAAGGCCGCTATGAAATCGGCCAGGAAATCGTGCCGGTCGACGCGCTCAAGTTCAAAGACAGCCGCAAGTACCCGGATCGCCTGAAAGAGGCGATGGACGAGACCGACGAAACCGACGCGATGGTCGTGATGGGCGGCGCCATCCACACGCTGCCGGTGGTGGTCGCGTGCTTCGAGTTCTCGTTCATGGGCGGCTCGATGGGTTCGGTGGTCGGCGAGCGTTTCGCGCGCGGCGCACAGAACGCGCTCGAACAGAAAGTGCCGTTTATCTGCTTCACCGCTTCGGGCGGCGCGCGGATGCAGGAAAGCCTGCTCTCGCTAATGCAAATGGCGAAGACCACCGCCATGCTGACCAAGCTCGCCGAAGCCAAGCTGCCGTTCATTTCCGTGCTGACCGATCCGACCATGGGCGGCGTGTCGGCGAGTTTCGCGTTCCTCGGCGACGTCGTGATTGCCGAGCCGAAGGCGTTGATCGGCTTTGCCGGCCCGCGCGTGATCGAACAAACCGTGCGTGAAAAGCTGCCGGAAGGCTTCCAGCGCGCCGAGTTCCTGCTGACGAAGGGCGCGGTCGACATGATCGTCGACCGTCGCAAGCTGCGTGAAGAGATTGCGCAATTGATGGCGCTGCTGAGCCATCAGCCGGCGGACGCAGTGGCGTAA
- the trpA gene encoding tryptophan synthase subunit alpha: protein MSRIKNTFAALSAQGKKGLIPFMTAGDPDPARTVEFMHALAAGGADVIELGVPFSDPMADGPVIQQSSERALAHGVSLRHVLADVKRFRETDDKTPVVLMGYANPIERMGTEAFAKAAKEAGVDGVLVVDYPPEECVNFAEQMRSAGIDPIFLLAPTSTDERIAEVGKIASGYVYYVSLKGVTGAANLDVSSIASKIPAIKSRVPLPVGVGFGIRDAQTARSVAEVSDAVVIGSRIVQLLEQAAPETAAETLTRFIAEVREALDSVASAR, encoded by the coding sequence ATGTCCCGTATCAAGAACACGTTTGCCGCGTTGTCTGCCCAGGGTAAGAAAGGCCTGATTCCGTTCATGACGGCCGGCGACCCGGATCCGGCGCGCACGGTCGAATTCATGCACGCGCTCGCCGCGGGCGGTGCCGATGTGATCGAACTCGGCGTGCCGTTTTCCGACCCGATGGCCGATGGCCCGGTGATCCAGCAATCGTCCGAACGCGCGTTGGCGCATGGTGTGTCGCTGCGTCACGTGCTGGCCGATGTGAAGCGCTTCCGCGAAACCGACGACAAGACGCCGGTGGTGCTGATGGGCTACGCCAATCCGATCGAGCGCATGGGCACTGAAGCGTTCGCCAAAGCGGCCAAGGAAGCCGGAGTGGACGGCGTGTTGGTTGTCGACTACCCGCCTGAAGAGTGTGTTAACTTCGCCGAACAGATGCGATCCGCCGGCATCGATCCGATCTTTTTGCTTGCGCCCACGTCCACGGACGAGCGCATCGCGGAAGTCGGCAAAATTGCCAGCGGCTACGTCTATTATGTGTCGTTGAAAGGCGTGACCGGCGCGGCAAATCTGGACGTTTCCAGCATCGCGAGTAAAATCCCGGCCATCAAGTCGCGCGTACCCCTGCCGGTGGGCGTCGGTTTCGGCATCCGTGACGCGCAAACGGCGCGTTCGGTGGCGGAAGTTTCCGATGCCGTCGTGATCGGCAGCCGTATCGTGCAATTGCTCGAACAAGCGGCCCCCGAAACCGCCGCCGAGACGCTCACGCGCTTCATTGCTGAAGTGCGCGAGGCGCTCGATAGCGTCGCGAGTGCCCGATAA
- a CDS encoding site-specific DNA-methyltransferase, whose translation MRDEFDEPQPALEASPVAEVPAAEAPALLLPQVPAGIRLLNRDFLSDVANIPDGSIDLILCDPPYGLGKDYGNDSDMRSGEDFLAWTRGWLELAIPKLKPSGSLYIFCTWQYAPEIFSFLKTKLTMINEIIWDRRVPSMGGTVRRFTSVHDNIGFFAVSKDYFFDLDPVRIPYDAVTKKARSRKLFEGSKWLELGYNPKDVWSVSRLHRQHAERVDHPTQKPLEIVERMVLASCPKGGRVLDPFMGSGTTAVACARQQREFVGYEINESYCAIARERVSAAASAPTAARKTRKVAAKAEQQTETQ comes from the coding sequence ATGCGCGACGAGTTCGACGAGCCGCAACCGGCGCTTGAAGCCAGCCCGGTCGCCGAAGTACCGGCGGCCGAGGCGCCTGCACTCCTGTTGCCGCAGGTGCCCGCCGGTATCCGGCTGTTGAACCGCGATTTTCTGTCCGATGTGGCGAACATCCCCGACGGGTCGATCGACCTGATCCTTTGCGATCCGCCTTACGGGCTCGGCAAGGATTACGGCAACGACTCCGACATGCGCTCCGGTGAGGATTTCCTCGCCTGGACGCGTGGCTGGCTCGAACTGGCTATTCCGAAGCTCAAGCCGTCGGGTTCGCTCTATATCTTCTGCACGTGGCAGTACGCACCGGAAATATTCAGCTTCCTGAAGACAAAACTCACGATGATCAACGAAATCATCTGGGACCGGCGCGTGCCGAGCATGGGCGGAACGGTGCGCCGTTTCACCTCGGTGCATGACAACATCGGCTTTTTCGCGGTGTCGAAAGATTATTTTTTCGATCTCGATCCCGTCCGCATCCCGTACGATGCCGTCACGAAGAAGGCGCGATCGCGTAAATTGTTCGAAGGGAGCAAGTGGCTGGAGCTTGGCTATAATCCGAAAGACGTCTGGTCGGTATCGCGACTGCATCGGCAACACGCCGAACGCGTCGATCACCCGACCCAGAAGCCTCTGGAAATCGTCGAGCGGATGGTGCTGGCAAGTTGTCCAAAGGGCGGGCGCGTGCTCGACCCGTTCATGGGCAGCGGCACCACCGCAGTCGCTTGCGCCCGGCAGCAGCGCGAATTCGTCGGCTATGAGATCAATGAAAGTTACTGCGCAATAGCGCGCGAACGCGTTAGCGCGGCCGCGTCGGCGCCCACTGCTGCTCGCAAAACCCGCAAAGTTGCGGCCAAAGCCGAGCAGCAAACCGAGACGCAATAA
- the trpB gene encoding tryptophan synthase subunit beta, with protein MYNLPDERGHFGPYGGVFVAETLVHALNELRAAYEKYQKDPEFVAEYERELKHFVGRPSPIYHAQRWSEMLGGAQIFLKREDLNHTGAHKINNVIGQALLAKRMGKPRVIAETGAGQHGVATATIAARFGMECVVYMGEEDVRRQAANVYRMKLLGATVVPVQSGSRTLKDALNEAMRDWVTNVENTFYIIGTVAGPHPYPMMVRDFQRVIGDECKVQMPELVGRQPDAVIACVGGGSNAMGIFYPYIDDTSVQLIGVEPAGDGIETGRHAASLIAGTPGVLHGNRTYLLQDENGQIIETHSISAGLDYPGVGPEHAWLKDSNRAQYVSIDDGEALKGFHDCCRIEGIIPALESSHALAYAAKLAPTLPKDKVLLVNLSGRGDKDMHTVAERSGIQF; from the coding sequence ATGTATAACTTGCCTGACGAAAGAGGCCATTTCGGCCCATATGGCGGCGTGTTTGTCGCTGAAACGCTGGTTCACGCACTCAACGAGCTGCGTGCCGCGTATGAGAAATATCAGAAAGACCCGGAATTCGTCGCCGAATACGAGCGCGAACTGAAGCATTTCGTGGGTCGTCCGTCGCCGATTTATCACGCCCAGCGCTGGAGCGAAATGCTCGGCGGCGCGCAGATTTTCCTCAAGCGCGAAGACCTGAATCACACCGGCGCGCACAAGATCAATAACGTGATCGGACAGGCGCTGCTCGCCAAGCGCATGGGCAAGCCGCGCGTGATCGCGGAAACCGGCGCGGGACAGCACGGCGTGGCGACCGCAACCATCGCGGCGCGCTTCGGCATGGAATGCGTGGTCTACATGGGCGAAGAAGACGTGCGTCGCCAGGCCGCGAACGTGTACCGGATGAAGCTGCTCGGCGCGACTGTCGTACCCGTGCAGTCTGGCTCGCGCACGCTGAAGGACGCGCTCAATGAAGCGATGCGCGACTGGGTGACCAATGTCGAAAACACCTTCTACATCATCGGCACGGTGGCGGGACCGCATCCGTATCCGATGATGGTGCGGGACTTCCAGCGCGTGATCGGCGACGAGTGCAAGGTGCAGATGCCTGAACTGGTCGGTCGCCAGCCGGACGCCGTGATTGCGTGCGTTGGCGGCGGCTCGAACGCAATGGGGATCTTTTACCCATACATTGACGACACTTCGGTGCAGCTGATCGGTGTCGAGCCAGCGGGCGACGGGATCGAAACCGGCCGGCACGCAGCCTCGCTGATCGCCGGCACGCCGGGTGTGCTGCACGGCAACCGCACGTATCTCCTGCAGGACGAAAACGGTCAGATCATCGAGACACATTCGATCTCGGCCGGCTTGGACTATCCGGGCGTGGGTCCCGAGCATGCGTGGCTAAAAGACAGCAATCGCGCGCAATACGTCAGCATCGACGACGGAGAAGCGCTCAAGGGGTTCCACGATTGCTGCCGTATCGAAGGCATTATTCCGGCGCTGGAATCCAGCCACGCGCTGGCCTATGCCGCGAAACTCGCGCCGACGCTGCCCAAGGACAAAGTCCTTCTGGTCAATCTGTCGGGTCGAGGCGACAAGGACATGCACACGGTCGCTGAGCGATCGGGTATCCAGTTCTGA
- a CDS encoding phosphoribosylanthranilate isomerase — translation MKSTENLATEAHADASQHAVPHRTRIKLCGLSKPEDVAQAIDLGADAIGLVFYPPSPRSVSVAQAVELVHDVPPFVSVVGLFVNATQDWIREVVSNVGLTLLQFHGDETPEQCESLAGIAGLPWLRALRIAADTQPADLVKSALNYSAASALLFDTHVEGYGGGGKVFDWSLIPAELARRAVLSGGLNAQNVSDAIHRVRPYAVDVSSGIEVPGARGVKDHARMAAFVRAVRAADAE, via the coding sequence ATGAAATCAACCGAAAATCTGGCAACCGAAGCTCACGCGGACGCATCGCAGCACGCCGTGCCGCATCGCACGCGGATCAAACTGTGCGGCCTGTCGAAACCGGAAGACGTGGCTCAGGCGATCGACCTCGGCGCCGACGCGATCGGCCTCGTGTTCTATCCGCCGAGCCCGCGCTCGGTGAGCGTCGCGCAGGCCGTCGAGCTGGTGCACGATGTGCCGCCGTTCGTGTCGGTCGTCGGCTTGTTCGTGAACGCAACGCAGGACTGGATTCGCGAAGTCGTCAGCAATGTCGGGCTTACGCTGCTGCAGTTCCACGGCGACGAGACCCCGGAGCAGTGCGAATCCCTTGCCGGCATTGCGGGTTTGCCTTGGTTGCGCGCCTTGCGAATCGCGGCGGATACTCAACCGGCAGATTTGGTAAAATCAGCGCTTAACTATTCAGCAGCCAGCGCCCTTCTGTTCGACACCCATGTCGAAGGCTATGGCGGCGGCGGGAAGGTTTTCGATTGGTCACTTATTCCAGCAGAGCTCGCGCGTCGGGCCGTTTTGAGTGGTGGGTTGAACGCGCAAAACGTCAGTGATGCGATCCATCGCGTGCGCCCGTACGCGGTCGATGTCTCGAGCGGCATCGAAGTGCCGGGCGCCAGGGGCGTGAAAGATCACGCCCGGATGGCGGCGTTCGTACGCGCGGTGCGCGCAGCGGACGCTGAATGA
- the truA gene encoding tRNA pseudouridine(38-40) synthase TruA, protein MKRIALGVQYDGSAFCGWQSQTHGKTVQDELERALREFAQTPVQTVVAGRTDTGVHGLGQVVHFDTELDRTDFSWIRGTNAFLPKTIAVQWAKPMPDEFHARFSAFERTYYYVLYVHPFRSPMQAARAGWVHTPLDVDAMRTAAAHLIGAHDFSAFRSSQCQAKTPVKHLYQIDILQQGDFIHFRFRANAFLHHMVRNLMGCLVNIGQGRHPAEWMAEVLASRDRDCAAPTFMPDGLYLAQVGYPEQFAVPAPQTGSVPWSTVWTEQAQT, encoded by the coding sequence GTGAAGCGTATTGCGCTGGGCGTCCAGTACGACGGTTCGGCGTTCTGCGGCTGGCAGTCGCAGACGCACGGCAAGACCGTACAGGACGAGCTCGAACGGGCGTTGCGCGAGTTCGCGCAAACGCCCGTGCAAACCGTTGTGGCGGGCCGTACGGATACCGGCGTGCACGGCCTCGGCCAGGTCGTGCACTTCGACACCGAACTCGATCGCACGGATTTTTCGTGGATTCGCGGCACCAACGCCTTCCTGCCGAAGACAATCGCCGTGCAATGGGCCAAGCCGATGCCCGATGAGTTTCACGCGCGTTTCTCGGCGTTCGAGCGAACCTATTACTACGTTCTGTACGTCCATCCGTTCCGCTCGCCGATGCAGGCTGCGCGGGCCGGCTGGGTGCACACACCGCTCGACGTCGACGCGATGCGGACCGCCGCCGCTCACCTGATCGGCGCGCACGATTTTTCGGCGTTTCGTTCGTCGCAATGCCAGGCGAAAACACCGGTCAAGCACCTCTATCAGATCGACATACTGCAACAGGGCGACTTCATTCATTTCCGCTTTAGGGCGAACGCGTTCCTGCACCATATGGTGCGTAATCTGATGGGATGTCTCGTCAATATCGGCCAGGGACGCCATCCGGCCGAATGGATGGCCGAGGTTCTCGCGAGCCGCGATCGCGACTGTGCCGCGCCGACTTTCATGCCTGATGGCCTGTACCTGGCGCAGGTGGGCTATCCTGAGCAATTCGCCGTGCCCGCGCCGCAAACAGGCAGCGTGCCGTGGAGTACCGTATGGACCGAGCAAGCGCAAACATGA